A genomic region of Dickeya solani IPO 2222 contains the following coding sequences:
- a CDS encoding TolC family outer membrane protein, producing the protein MRRKAVLLTVVLSLSGGGAQAMGLLDAWELALRNDAQLRAASFERDAGQEEVAIGRAGLLPSLQYSYGANYSHSKVTQRDRTLNNTTKRDYDNYVSTLTLRQPLLDYAAWARYQQGVTRKLMADQRFRDRSQDLMVRLYQSWSEALLAQEKLMLLDAQRRAYQEQLALNRRLLAAGEGTQTDLRETEARYTVIEAQRIEQEDTLDAAMTDLENMMGSPLQIQDLSPLALDTLPDNVTENRSLSQWRELTVRHNAKLAVQRENVDYSRYEIERNRAGHLPTLDLVASTRNSLSESEFNYNQKYDTQTVGLQVRVPLYSGGAVSASMRQAAAEYQQSQAELDNQTRQTFAELRRQFNLCTNGAAKIRAWQMSVTAAEEAIRATRQSVAGGERINLDVLMAEQEWYNARRELTEVKYRWLQAWLNLRYTAGTLNEQDMMQLAAWFQSAHSINKNGINMTTGNKAN; encoded by the coding sequence ATGCGAAGGAAAGCGGTATTACTGACGGTGGTGTTATCTCTGTCGGGCGGCGGCGCCCAGGCGATGGGGCTACTGGATGCATGGGAACTGGCGCTGCGCAATGACGCACAGCTGCGAGCGGCGAGTTTCGAACGAGACGCCGGGCAGGAAGAAGTGGCGATCGGCCGCGCCGGATTACTGCCGTCGCTGCAATACAGCTATGGCGCCAATTACAGCCACTCCAAGGTAACCCAACGGGACCGGACGCTAAATAACACGACTAAACGTGACTACGATAACTACGTATCGACGTTGACGCTGCGTCAGCCGCTGCTGGACTATGCCGCCTGGGCGCGCTACCAGCAGGGCGTCACCCGCAAACTGATGGCCGATCAGCGATTTCGCGATCGCAGTCAGGACCTGATGGTGCGTTTGTACCAGTCCTGGAGCGAGGCATTGCTGGCGCAGGAAAAACTGATGCTGCTGGATGCGCAGCGCCGAGCCTATCAGGAGCAACTGGCGTTGAACCGTCGCTTATTGGCGGCGGGGGAAGGCACGCAAACCGACCTGCGGGAAACGGAGGCGCGTTACACCGTCATTGAAGCCCAGCGTATCGAACAGGAAGATACGCTGGATGCCGCCATGACCGATCTGGAAAACATGATGGGTTCGCCACTGCAAATTCAAGATCTGTCGCCGCTGGCGCTGGACACGTTGCCGGATAACGTCACCGAAAATCGTTCGCTGTCGCAATGGCGCGAACTGACGGTGCGGCATAATGCAAAGCTGGCGGTGCAGCGTGAAAATGTCGATTACAGCCGCTACGAAATTGAGCGTAACCGCGCCGGCCACCTGCCGACATTGGATTTGGTGGCATCCACCCGCAACAGCCTGTCGGAGTCTGAATTTAACTACAACCAGAAATACGACACCCAGACCGTTGGCCTGCAGGTGCGCGTGCCGCTGTATTCCGGCGGTGCGGTTTCGGCGTCGATGCGTCAGGCCGCGGCGGAATACCAGCAAAGTCAGGCGGAGCTGGATAACCAGACCCGGCAGACCTTTGCGGAATTGCGTCGTCAGTTCAACCTGTGCACTAACGGGGCCGCCAAAATCCGGGCCTGGCAGATGAGCGTTACCGCCGCTGAGGAAGCGATCCGCGCCACGCGGCAGAGCGTCGCCGGCGGCGAACGCATCAATCTGGACGTGCTGATGGCGGAGCAGGAGTGGTATAACGCCCGCCGCGAACTGACGGAAGTCAAATATCGCTGGTTACAGGCCTGGCTGAATTTGCGCTATACCGCCGGTACGCTGAATGAGCAGGATATGATGCAATTGGCTGCCTGGTTTCAATCTGCGCATTCAATAAATAAAAACGGAATTAATATGACCACCGGCAATAAAGCGAATTAA
- a CDS encoding HlyD family type I secretion periplasmic adaptor subunit: MTGMDITTQDELNEAAMRDRASRDEERALRLGWWLVLAGFGGFLLWALLAPLDKGVAVQGNVVVSGNRKVIQHMQGGIVDRIQVKDGDRVAAGQVLLTLNAVDARTTSEGLGSQYDQLIAREARLLAEQRDQSSLAATPRLVQARQRPEMAAIIALQEDLLRSRQQSLKLETDGVRASIDGLETSLGALQKVMSSKQSEQATLSQQLQGLRPLAADNYVPRNKMLETERLFAQVSGELAQTSGEVGRTRRDIQQQKLRIAQRQQEYDKEVNSELSDVQAKLNEVISQREKADFNLANVQVRAPVAGTVVDMKIFTEGGVIGPGQVMMEIVPEDQPLLVDGRIPVEMVDKVWSGLPVELQFTAFSQSTTPRVPGTVTLLSADRLVDEKDGTPYYGLRIQVSEEGKRSLHGLEIKPGMPVQGFVRTGERSFINYLFKPLMDRMHLALTEE, translated from the coding sequence ATGACAGGCATGGATATAACCACTCAGGATGAATTGAACGAAGCGGCAATGCGCGATCGCGCCAGCCGGGATGAAGAGCGGGCGTTACGGCTAGGCTGGTGGCTGGTGCTCGCCGGTTTTGGCGGTTTTCTGCTGTGGGCGTTGCTGGCGCCGCTGGACAAAGGGGTCGCGGTGCAAGGCAATGTGGTGGTGTCCGGCAATCGCAAGGTGATCCAGCACATGCAGGGCGGGATTGTCGACCGGATTCAGGTGAAAGACGGCGACCGCGTTGCCGCGGGTCAGGTGCTGCTGACGCTGAATGCGGTCGACGCCCGTACCACCAGCGAAGGGTTGGGTTCCCAATATGATCAACTGATTGCCCGCGAAGCACGACTGCTGGCGGAACAGCGCGATCAATCGTCGCTGGCGGCGACGCCGCGGCTGGTTCAGGCGCGTCAGCGGCCGGAAATGGCCGCTATCATCGCGTTGCAGGAAGATCTGTTGCGTAGTCGTCAGCAGTCGCTAAAGCTGGAAACGGACGGGGTGCGCGCCAGTATCGATGGCCTGGAGACGTCGCTTGGCGCATTGCAAAAGGTGATGAGCAGCAAACAGTCCGAGCAGGCGACGTTGAGCCAGCAGTTGCAGGGGCTGCGGCCGCTGGCGGCGGATAACTATGTTCCGCGCAATAAGATGCTGGAAACGGAACGGTTGTTTGCGCAGGTCAGCGGCGAACTGGCCCAGACCAGCGGCGAAGTAGGGCGAACCCGGCGTGATATTCAGCAGCAGAAATTGCGCATCGCTCAGCGCCAGCAGGAATACGACAAAGAGGTCAACAGCGAATTGTCTGACGTGCAGGCCAAGCTGAATGAAGTGATCAGCCAGCGCGAGAAGGCGGATTTCAATCTGGCCAACGTGCAGGTCCGTGCACCGGTTGCCGGCACCGTGGTGGACATGAAGATCTTCACCGAAGGTGGGGTGATCGGCCCCGGGCAGGTCATGATGGAGATCGTTCCCGAAGACCAGCCGCTGCTGGTGGATGGCCGTATTCCGGTAGAAATGGTGGATAAGGTGTGGTCCGGGCTGCCGGTGGAACTGCAATTCACCGCGTTTAGCCAAAGCACCACGCCGCGAGTGCCGGGAACGGTGACCCTGCTTTCCGCTGACCGGCTGGTGGACGAAAAGGACGGCACGCCGTACTACGGTTTGCGCATTCAGGTCAGCGAAGAAGGCAAGCGTTCTCTGCACGGGTTGGAAATTAAACCCGGTATGCCGGTGCAAGGTTTTGTCCGCACCGGGGAGCGTTCGTTTATCAATTATCTGTTTAAACCCCTGATGGATCGCATGCATCTGGCGTTGACGGAAGAGTAA
- a CDS encoding type I secretion system permease/ATPase: protein MNASSERDRSLFGVLRQFRRSFWSVGIFSAVINVLMLAPSVYMLQVYDRVLASGNGITLLMLTLLMAGLCAFMGALEWVRSLLVVRLGTRIDLALNQDVFNAAFARNLEAGDSRAGLALTDLTLLRQFITGNALFAFFDVPWFPLFLLVLFLLHPWLGMLALGGTVVLVALAWLNQRLTNQPLAEANQQSQQATHLADAQLRNADVIEAMGMLGNLRRRWLARHYRFISLQNLASERAAAVGGASKYSRIALQSLMLGLGALLAIDGKITPGMMIAGSILVGRVLSPIDQLIGVWKQWSSARIAWQRLTRLIAAYPPQPAAMALPAPEGHLGVEQVSLRPAQGNARLQNIHFSLQAGETLVILGASGSGKSSLARLLVGAQAPTQGKVRLDGADLNQVDKNTFGPTIGYLPQDVQLFKGTLAENIARFGDADPEKVVAAAKLAGVHELILSLPNGYDTELGEGGSGLSGGQRQRIGLARAMYGDPCLLILDEPNASLDSEGDQALMQAIVALQKRGATVVLITHRPALTTLAQKILILHEGQQQRMGLARDVLTELQQRSAANQARMNPTAAMPQ from the coding sequence GTGAATGCTTCCTCTGAGCGAGATCGTTCGTTGTTCGGCGTGCTGCGCCAGTTCCGCCGCAGTTTCTGGAGCGTCGGGATTTTCAGCGCCGTCATCAATGTGCTGATGCTGGCGCCTTCGGTATATATGCTGCAGGTGTATGACCGGGTGCTGGCGTCCGGCAACGGTATCACCCTGCTGATGCTGACGTTACTGATGGCGGGACTGTGTGCCTTTATGGGCGCGCTGGAGTGGGTTCGTAGTCTGTTGGTGGTGAGGCTGGGCACCCGTATCGATCTGGCGCTCAATCAGGATGTCTTCAATGCGGCGTTTGCCCGTAATCTGGAGGCTGGCGATAGCCGCGCCGGGCTGGCGTTGACCGACCTGACGTTGCTGCGCCAGTTCATCACCGGCAATGCGCTGTTTGCCTTCTTCGACGTGCCCTGGTTTCCACTGTTTTTGCTGGTGCTGTTTTTGCTGCATCCCTGGTTGGGGATGCTGGCGTTGGGCGGCACCGTGGTGCTGGTGGCGCTGGCCTGGCTGAACCAGCGACTGACCAATCAACCGCTGGCGGAAGCCAATCAGCAATCACAGCAGGCAACCCACCTGGCCGACGCCCAGTTACGTAATGCCGACGTCATTGAAGCGATGGGCATGCTGGGCAACCTGCGTCGGCGCTGGCTGGCGCGCCACTACCGTTTTATTTCCCTGCAGAATTTGGCCAGCGAGCGTGCAGCCGCCGTGGGCGGCGCGTCCAAGTACAGTCGCATTGCGTTGCAGTCGCTGATGCTGGGACTAGGGGCGTTGCTGGCGATCGACGGCAAGATCACGCCGGGGATGATGATCGCCGGGTCGATTCTGGTCGGCCGGGTACTGAGTCCGATCGATCAGTTAATCGGTGTATGGAAACAGTGGAGCAGCGCGCGCATTGCCTGGCAGCGCCTGACCCGGCTGATTGCCGCCTATCCGCCGCAGCCGGCGGCAATGGCGCTGCCTGCGCCGGAAGGGCATCTCGGCGTGGAACAGGTTTCGCTGCGCCCGGCACAGGGCAACGCCCGATTGCAGAACATTCATTTCTCGTTGCAGGCTGGCGAAACGCTGGTGATTTTGGGCGCGTCTGGGTCCGGCAAATCCTCGCTGGCGCGTTTGCTGGTCGGTGCGCAGGCGCCGACACAAGGCAAAGTGCGTTTGGATGGCGCTGATTTGAATCAGGTGGACAAAAACACGTTTGGGCCGACCATCGGTTATTTGCCGCAGGATGTGCAATTGTTTAAGGGCACGCTGGCGGAAAACATTGCCCGTTTTGGCGATGCCGATCCGGAAAAAGTGGTGGCGGCCGCAAAGCTGGCGGGGGTGCATGAACTGATTTTGTCGCTGCCCAATGGTTATGACACCGAATTGGGCGAGGGCGGCAGCGGTTTATCCGGCGGTCAGCGGCAGCGTATCGGTCTGGCGCGCGCTATGTACGGTGATCCTTGCCTGTTGATTCTGGATGAACCGAACGCCAGCCTTGACAGCGAAGGCGATCAGGCCTTGATGCAGGCGATTGTCGCATTGCAGAAACGCGGCGCGACCGTGGTGTTGATCACCCATCGCCCGGCGTTGACGACGCTGGCGCAAAAAATTCTGATCCTCCATGAGGGCCAGCAGCAGCGTATGGGACTGGCGCGGGATGTGCTGACGGAACTGCAACAGCGCAGCGCCGCCAATCAGGCCCGGATGAACCCCACGGCCGCGATGCCGCAATGA